A single window of Girardinichthys multiradiatus isolate DD_20200921_A chromosome 15, DD_fGirMul_XY1, whole genome shotgun sequence DNA harbors:
- the abracl gene encoding costars family protein ABRACL produces MNVSHEINLLVEEIQRLGSKNASGQTSVKFGVLFNDDRCANIFEALVGTLKAAKKKKVIDFQGELLLQGVHDQVDIILLQE; encoded by the exons ATGAATGTGTCGCATGAAATAAACCTGCTTGTGGAGGAGATTCAGCGACTTGGCAGCAAAA ATGCCAGCGGTCAGACCAGTGTGAAGTTTGGGGTCTTATTTAACGACGACCGTTGTGCCAACATCTTCGAGGCGTTGGTGGGCACGCTGAAGGCggccaagaagaagaaggtgaTCGACTTCCAGGGCGAGCTGCTCCTGCAGGGTGTCCACGACCAGGTTGACATCATCTTGCTGCAAGAATGA